One region of Xylanimonas ulmi genomic DNA includes:
- a CDS encoding PRD domain-containing protein: MAYQGTRHASPAFKVLNNNVIVIVDERGDERVLMGRGLAFGLKPGDAIDHTKVAKTFVLARGEQGEHDLRVLTRAPYRLVAAVTAAIDEAERALGRALGRHLPLAVVDHLEFVLERLGQGLRVPATMPELRVLYGQEFAAATRMVESISASLGAPLPDEEVVFLTMHLVNATRGFPDGTTALLFRRVRHIVATVEAGLGVALDDESPDYARFVMHVQFLLQRLTNDAMLRNADLSFVEFTRHSYPRSAAIAEHVKTYVFGATGSSLTDEEVMYMTVHVERLAQQSGDRSAAS; this comes from the coding sequence ATGGCATATCAGGGGACCCGTCACGCTTCCCCGGCGTTCAAAGTTCTCAATAACAACGTTATCGTCATCGTTGACGAGCGCGGCGATGAGCGCGTTCTCATGGGGCGCGGACTCGCTTTCGGGCTCAAACCCGGTGACGCCATCGACCACACCAAAGTCGCCAAGACATTTGTGCTCGCCCGCGGCGAGCAGGGCGAGCACGACCTGCGGGTCCTGACCCGGGCGCCCTACCGGCTGGTCGCCGCGGTGACGGCGGCGATCGACGAGGCCGAGCGGGCGCTCGGGCGAGCGCTCGGACGCCACCTGCCGCTCGCCGTCGTCGACCACCTGGAGTTCGTGCTCGAGCGGCTCGGCCAGGGGCTGCGGGTGCCGGCCACGATGCCGGAGCTACGGGTGTTGTACGGCCAGGAGTTTGCCGCCGCGACGCGCATGGTCGAGTCGATCTCGGCGTCGCTGGGCGCGCCGTTGCCCGACGAGGAGGTCGTCTTCCTCACGATGCACCTGGTCAACGCGACGCGAGGCTTCCCGGACGGGACGACGGCCCTGCTGTTCCGGCGAGTCCGCCACATCGTCGCGACGGTCGAGGCGGGGCTCGGGGTCGCCCTCGACGACGAGAGCCCCGACTACGCCCGGTTCGTGATGCACGTGCAGTTCCTGCTCCAGCGCCTGACCAACGACGCGATGCTGCGCAACGCCGACCTGTCCTTCGTCGAGTTCACGCGGCACTCCTACCCGCGTTCGGCGGCGATCGCCGAACACGTCAAGACCTACGTCTTCGGCGCGACGGGCTCCTCGCTCACGGACGAGGAGGTCATGTATATGACGGTCCATGTGGAACGTCTGGCACAACAGTCAGGTGACCGATCGGCCGCTTCGTGA
- a CDS encoding right-handed parallel beta-helix repeat-containing protein, whose product MTIWHVAVTGHDAHRGDEGAPLRTINAAAARAMPGDTVRVREGVYREGVRPPRGGLSDTRRITFEAAAGESVRITGAEAVTGWTRAEGGVWRTQAPHALFGAFNPFAQELWGDWLIEREGQRATRGAVYLDGRALRQVYSLAAVVSPERRETVVDAWTDTPQVVEDPRWSQAVWYAEVGDDVTVIWANFLDVDPREALTEVNVRPAVFYPERSHIDYITVRGFELAQAATPWAPPTADQPGLVGPHWAKGWVIEDNTIHDSKCAAVSLGKEISTGHNFASVRGDKPGYQYQLESVFEALEQGWSRDRVGSHVVRRNHIYDCGQNGVVGHLGAVFSTIEDNHIHHIGDAREFDGFEIAGIKLHAAIDVRVVGNRVDHCTLGTWLDWQAQGTRVARNVYHSNTRDLFVEVSHGPYLVDHNVFASRVAVENFSQGGAYVNNLVSGVVRCGQVLDRVTPYHRPHSTAVRGFANILGGDDRWIGNLFTGADVAGALGPRAIWRDAAPAASGASAYDGCPAGWDAYLEAVNAEEGDHERFGAKRQGVYIHDNTYANGARPFAGEVGARVVSEPVTVTVLEREDGLWLETDIPDAVAAGVVGLVTAADLPRVRFPDADFEDPDGSAAAADRDLVGAPKAAGARYPAGPLAHLPAGRTRIPIHR is encoded by the coding sequence ATGACCATCTGGCACGTCGCCGTCACCGGCCACGACGCCCACCGCGGCGACGAGGGCGCCCCGCTGCGCACCATCAACGCCGCCGCGGCCAGGGCCATGCCCGGGGACACCGTGCGGGTGCGCGAAGGCGTGTACCGCGAGGGGGTGCGCCCACCGCGCGGGGGCCTGAGCGACACGCGCCGCATCACCTTCGAGGCCGCCGCCGGTGAGAGCGTGCGGATCACCGGCGCCGAGGCGGTGACCGGCTGGACGCGCGCGGAGGGCGGCGTCTGGCGCACGCAGGCGCCCCACGCACTGTTCGGCGCGTTCAACCCCTTCGCGCAGGAGCTGTGGGGAGACTGGCTCATCGAGCGCGAGGGCCAGCGCGCGACGCGCGGCGCGGTGTACCTCGACGGCCGAGCGCTTCGGCAGGTCTACTCGCTCGCCGCGGTCGTGTCCCCCGAGCGGCGCGAGACCGTCGTCGACGCCTGGACCGACACGCCCCAGGTCGTCGAGGACCCCCGGTGGTCGCAGGCGGTCTGGTACGCCGAGGTGGGCGACGACGTCACGGTGATCTGGGCCAACTTCCTCGACGTCGACCCCCGTGAGGCCCTGACCGAGGTGAACGTGCGCCCCGCGGTGTTCTACCCCGAGCGGAGCCACATCGACTACATCACGGTGCGCGGGTTCGAGCTCGCGCAGGCCGCGACCCCGTGGGCCCCGCCGACCGCCGACCAGCCCGGCCTCGTCGGGCCCCACTGGGCCAAGGGCTGGGTGATCGAGGACAACACCATCCACGACTCGAAGTGCGCGGCCGTCTCGCTCGGCAAGGAGATCTCGACGGGGCACAACTTCGCGTCCGTCCGCGGCGACAAACCCGGCTACCAGTACCAACTCGAGTCCGTGTTCGAGGCGCTGGAGCAGGGCTGGTCCCGCGACCGCGTCGGCTCACACGTGGTGCGCCGCAACCACATCTACGACTGCGGCCAGAACGGCGTCGTCGGCCATCTGGGCGCGGTCTTCTCGACCATCGAGGACAACCACATCCACCACATCGGCGACGCGCGTGAGTTCGACGGCTTCGAGATCGCCGGGATCAAACTGCACGCCGCGATCGACGTGCGCGTCGTCGGCAACCGCGTCGACCACTGCACCCTCGGCACCTGGCTCGACTGGCAGGCTCAGGGCACGCGCGTCGCCCGCAACGTCTACCACTCCAACACCCGCGACCTGTTCGTCGAGGTCTCCCACGGCCCCTACCTGGTGGACCACAACGTGTTCGCCTCCCGCGTCGCGGTCGAGAACTTCTCCCAGGGCGGCGCCTATGTCAACAACCTCGTCAGCGGCGTCGTGCGCTGCGGGCAGGTCCTCGACCGCGTCACGCCCTACCACCGGCCCCACTCGACGGCGGTGCGCGGCTTCGCGAACATCCTCGGCGGCGACGACCGCTGGATCGGCAACCTGTTCACCGGCGCCGACGTCGCCGGCGCGCTCGGACCGCGCGCGATCTGGCGCGACGCCGCGCCCGCCGCCAGCGGCGCCAGCGCCTACGACGGCTGCCCGGCGGGCTGGGACGCCTACCTGGAGGCCGTCAACGCCGAGGAGGGTGACCACGAGCGGTTCGGCGCCAAACGGCAGGGCGTCTACATCCACGACAACACGTATGCCAACGGCGCCCGGCCCTTCGCGGGAGAGGTCGGCGCGCGCGTCGTGTCGGAGCCCGTCACCGTCACCGTCCTCGAACGTGAGGACGGGCTGTGGCTCGAGACGGACATACCCGATGCTGTCGCCGCGGGCGTCGTCGGCCTCGTCACCGCGGCGGACCTGCCCCGCGTCCGCTTCCCCGACGCCGACTTCGAGGACCCTGACGGCTCTGCGGCGGCGGCGGACCGCGACCTGGTCGGCGCGCCCAAGGCCGCGGGCGCGCGCTACCCCGCCGGGCCGCTCGCGCACCTGCCCGCCGGCAGGACGCGCATCCCGATCCATAGATGA
- a CDS encoding ABC transporter substrate-binding protein → MRTSTTTVLARRAGIIAAVAAVGLLAGACGGPGGGAEGSATEGSVTWWGWTPDAANAAKLIAAFNEEYPDIEVTFVSRPIDSYDSVLSPALTSSDGPDIFNVAPGSANGGVETFGAGAIDLTPAVQEALGDGWRDQLAEIGVEGLTVDDKLVGLSAGAVYSGNLWINQDLFDEFGQKPPTTLEEWTSVCAAFEAGGKGCFVQGAGQHAFNMDTFEAIMENVEPGLYQKASLGEASYTDGESGAKFAEGLAIWKSLFDEGVMQPGATGLQQYPDANNEFFAGNYAMVMMGSWYTQYAVVDSNIAAQEAAGVSNPQPMTILPIDFPDLAGTGDVGNMFGDADYGLAVSARSTNQAAATTFAVWLATSQAGQQAVANTLNNIPALNGVTPAWDQIELADAQVQADVLSAYTEQAASATQPRFATVSAELNSGFRDTLGEVAEGRMSGADAQAHWQSIVDAQ, encoded by the coding sequence ATGCGTACGTCGACGACGACGGTTCTGGCACGCAGGGCGGGCATCATCGCGGCGGTCGCCGCTGTCGGCCTCCTTGCGGGGGCATGCGGCGGTCCGGGCGGTGGAGCCGAGGGCAGCGCCACCGAGGGCAGCGTCACGTGGTGGGGCTGGACCCCCGACGCGGCCAACGCGGCGAAGCTGATCGCGGCGTTCAACGAGGAGTACCCCGACATCGAGGTCACCTTCGTCTCGCGGCCGATCGACAGCTACGACTCGGTGCTCTCCCCGGCGCTGACGTCGTCGGACGGGCCCGACATCTTCAACGTCGCCCCAGGCTCGGCCAACGGAGGGGTCGAGACGTTCGGCGCCGGCGCGATCGACCTCACCCCGGCGGTCCAGGAGGCCCTCGGGGACGGCTGGCGCGATCAGCTCGCCGAGATCGGCGTCGAGGGTCTGACCGTCGACGACAAGCTCGTCGGCCTCTCCGCGGGCGCCGTCTACTCCGGCAACCTGTGGATCAACCAGGACCTTTTCGACGAGTTCGGCCAGAAGCCTCCGACCACGCTGGAGGAGTGGACGTCGGTCTGCGCCGCGTTCGAGGCGGGCGGCAAGGGCTGCTTCGTCCAGGGCGCGGGCCAGCACGCGTTCAACATGGACACGTTCGAGGCGATCATGGAGAACGTCGAGCCGGGTCTGTACCAGAAGGCCTCCCTCGGTGAGGCGTCGTACACCGACGGCGAGTCGGGGGCGAAGTTCGCCGAGGGCCTGGCGATCTGGAAGTCGCTGTTCGACGAGGGCGTCATGCAACCCGGCGCGACCGGACTGCAGCAGTACCCGGACGCGAACAACGAGTTCTTCGCGGGCAACTACGCCATGGTGATGATGGGCTCCTGGTACACGCAGTACGCGGTCGTGGACTCGAACATCGCCGCGCAGGAGGCCGCGGGAGTCTCGAACCCGCAGCCGATGACGATCCTCCCGATCGACTTCCCAGACCTCGCCGGCACCGGCGATGTCGGCAACATGTTCGGCGACGCCGACTACGGCCTGGCCGTCTCGGCCCGCTCGACGAACCAGGCCGCCGCCACGACGTTCGCCGTCTGGCTCGCGACCTCGCAGGCCGGCCAGCAGGCCGTGGCCAACACGCTCAACAACATCCCGGCCCTCAACGGCGTCACCCCGGCGTGGGACCAGATCGAGCTGGCCGACGCGCAGGTCCAGGCCGACGTGCTCTCGGCCTACACCGAGCAGGCCGCCTCGGCCACCCAGCCCCGCTTCGCCACGGTCTCGGCCGAGCTCAACTCGGGCTTCCGCGACACGCTGGGTGAGGTCGCCGAGGGGCGCATGAGCGGCGCGGACGCTCAGGCGCACTGGCAGTCGATCGTCGACGCACAGTGA
- a CDS encoding endo-1,4-beta-xylanase, with protein sequence MSNVAALTSDTRFAHRRTRATVTLTDADGQPLGGREVTVEQTKHAFLFGNIGFDFIGLANGEPETPLYSPFGGCSVETARRLEPLWLDLFNQATLPFYWRGFELEAGRPDTRRLRRTAEWFAARGVAVKGHPLLWHTMAPRWLLGEDDKEVARDLRARIEREVTHLGDVVPTWDAINEAVIMPVFDREDNAVTRLAQRLGRVPMVRLAFDAARRANPDVTLLINDFNLSPAYERLIEDVLAAGVRLDAIGLQSHMHQGYRGEAFFDDVLARFARFGLPLHLTENTLLSGDPMPAQVTDLNDYVVDHWPSTPKGEERQAEQIVRHYQQLVAHPAVACVNYWGITDEGAWLGAPSGLVRADGSPKPAYDALRGLIKGAWWLRPTTARTDALGRVVVDAFAGDYRLTVADAVVDLTLPTGDPALTVSAGGDLEGTRS encoded by the coding sequence ATGAGCAACGTCGCCGCCCTGACCTCAGACACGCGCTTCGCGCACCGGCGCACGCGCGCCACCGTGACCCTGACCGACGCTGACGGCCAGCCGCTGGGTGGGCGCGAGGTCACCGTCGAGCAGACGAAGCACGCGTTCTTGTTCGGCAACATCGGCTTCGACTTCATCGGACTCGCCAACGGCGAGCCTGAGACCCCGCTCTACTCACCGTTCGGCGGGTGCTCGGTCGAGACCGCGCGGCGCCTCGAGCCGCTCTGGCTCGACCTGTTCAACCAGGCCACTCTCCCCTTCTACTGGCGGGGCTTCGAACTCGAGGCGGGCCGACCGGACACCCGGCGCCTGCGCCGCACCGCCGAGTGGTTCGCCGCGCGGGGCGTAGCCGTCAAGGGACACCCGCTCCTGTGGCACACCATGGCCCCGCGCTGGCTCCTGGGCGAGGACGACAAGGAGGTCGCCCGCGACCTGCGCGCCCGGATCGAGCGTGAGGTCACGCACCTGGGCGACGTCGTGCCGACCTGGGACGCGATCAACGAAGCGGTGATCATGCCGGTGTTCGACCGCGAGGACAACGCCGTCACGCGCCTCGCCCAGCGCCTCGGCCGCGTGCCGATGGTCCGCCTCGCGTTCGACGCGGCGCGCCGGGCCAACCCCGACGTCACGCTGCTGATCAACGACTTCAACCTCTCGCCGGCCTACGAACGCCTCATCGAGGACGTGCTCGCGGCCGGGGTTCGGCTCGACGCGATCGGCCTGCAGTCCCACATGCACCAGGGCTACCGCGGCGAGGCGTTCTTCGACGACGTGCTCGCCCGCTTCGCGCGGTTCGGCCTGCCGCTGCACCTCACCGAGAACACGCTGCTGTCAGGTGACCCGATGCCGGCGCAGGTCACCGACCTCAACGACTACGTCGTCGACCACTGGCCGTCCACACCCAAGGGCGAGGAGCGCCAGGCCGAGCAGATCGTGCGGCACTATCAACAACTCGTCGCCCACCCCGCGGTCGCGTGCGTCAACTACTGGGGCATCACCGACGAGGGCGCGTGGCTCGGCGCCCCCAGCGGGCTCGTCCGCGCGGACGGCTCACCCAAGCCCGCCTACGACGCGCTGCGCGGCCTGATCAAGGGGGCCTGGTGGCTTCGCCCGACGACGGCGCGCACCGACGCGCTCGGCCGCGTCGTCGTCGACGCCTTCGCGGGCGACTATCGCCTCACGGTCGCGGACGCCGTCGTCGACCTGACCTTGCCCACCGGCGACCCCGCGCTCACGGTCAGCGCGGGAGGCGACCTCGAAGGGACCCGATCATGA
- a CDS encoding LacI family DNA-binding transcriptional regulator, whose amino-acid sequence MAQGASPTGAKERRGVTIAEVAQAAGVSVPTVSKVLNGRPGVSAATRRQVEQALDEQGYQHRRPYPGSGTGLVDFVINALDTQWATTLLRGAQAEVARLGLDLVVTTTATPSGGRTWVEHLSRRSSEGVILVAADVHVAAEEELSRLRMPVVLLDPIGASAPSLPTIAATNWAGGRDATEHLIALGHTRIAVITGPIVDESHHDRLDGYRSALQRHGLPVDAALVRHGDSLVSGGVEHGRALLSLPERPTAIVSGSDEQAYGVYLAAAELGLSVPKDVSVVGFDDVDLCQWVTPALTTVRQPLREMGREAARIVVEMSRSALAPTQRTELATKLIVRRSTAAPQG is encoded by the coding sequence ATGGCGCAGGGGGCGTCCCCCACGGGGGCGAAGGAGCGGCGCGGCGTGACGATCGCCGAGGTCGCGCAGGCCGCGGGAGTCTCTGTGCCCACCGTGTCCAAGGTGCTCAACGGGCGCCCCGGGGTCTCCGCTGCGACGCGCAGACAGGTCGAGCAGGCGCTCGACGAGCAGGGCTACCAGCACCGACGCCCCTATCCCGGATCAGGCACGGGCCTGGTCGACTTCGTCATCAACGCCCTCGACACGCAGTGGGCCACCACCCTGCTGCGCGGCGCCCAGGCCGAGGTCGCACGGCTCGGCCTCGACCTCGTCGTGACGACGACGGCCACGCCGTCGGGCGGACGCACCTGGGTCGAGCACCTGTCGCGCCGCAGCTCCGAGGGCGTCATCCTCGTGGCCGCCGATGTGCACGTCGCCGCCGAGGAGGAGCTGTCGCGCTTGCGCATGCCCGTCGTGCTGCTGGACCCGATCGGCGCGTCGGCGCCGTCGCTGCCCACGATCGCCGCCACCAACTGGGCGGGCGGACGCGACGCGACCGAGCACCTCATCGCGCTCGGGCACACCCGCATCGCCGTCATCACCGGCCCCATCGTCGACGAGTCGCACCACGACCGGCTCGACGGCTACCGCAGCGCGCTGCAGCGCCACGGCCTGCCGGTCGACGCGGCGCTCGTGCGGCACGGGGACTCGCTGGTCAGCGGCGGCGTCGAGCACGGCCGCGCGCTGCTGAGCCTGCCCGAGCGCCCGACCGCCATCGTCTCCGGCTCCGACGAGCAGGCCTACGGCGTCTACCTCGCCGCCGCCGAGCTCGGGCTCAGCGTGCCGAAGGACGTCTCGGTCGTGGGGTTCGACGACGTCGACCTGTGCCAGTGGGTGACCCCCGCGCTGACGACGGTGCGCCAGCCGCTGCGCGAGATGGGCAGGGAGGCCGCGCGCATCGTCGTCGAGATGTCCCGCTCGGCGCTGGCGCCCACACAGCGCACCGAGTTGGCCACCAAGCTCATCGTGCGCCGCTCGACCGCGGCGCCTCAGGGTTGA
- a CDS encoding glycoside hydrolase family 1 protein, protein MSAPPFPPGFLWGGATAANQIEGGYAAGGKGLSVQDVLPHGLAGPRTAAPTPDNLKLEAIDFYHRYAQDIALFAEMGFRVFRLSIAWSRIFPQGDEAEPNEEGLAFYDRVLDELERHGIEPLVTISHYETPLHLAEAYGGWANRELIGLYERYARVLFERYGSRVRYWLTFNEINSLFHAPFMSGGIIAPPERLTEGLLYQAMHHELVASACATRLARELAPGAQIGCMVLAMPTYPLTPAPPDVLAASAAEHANLVYGDVQVRGAYPGYFLRTLREKGVELEITDEDREALAHTVDFVSFSYYMSACESASPDRAPGAGNIMGGIPNPTLPASEWGWQIDPVGLRLVLNQFWERWGKPLFVVENGLGARDELVEVDGVRTVRDDYRIAYLNDHLVQVGEAIADGVEVLGYTSWGCVDLVSASTAQLSKRYGFVYVDRNDDGSGTFERYRKKSFDWYAEVIRTGGANLRRGISS, encoded by the coding sequence ATGAGCGCGCCACCGTTCCCCCCGGGCTTCCTGTGGGGCGGCGCGACGGCCGCGAACCAGATCGAGGGTGGATACGCCGCGGGCGGCAAGGGGCTCTCGGTGCAGGACGTGCTGCCGCACGGCCTGGCCGGCCCGCGCACCGCGGCGCCCACCCCCGACAACCTCAAGCTCGAGGCGATCGACTTCTACCACCGTTATGCGCAGGACATCGCGCTGTTCGCCGAGATGGGGTTCCGGGTGTTTCGACTCTCGATCGCGTGGAGCCGGATCTTCCCCCAGGGAGACGAGGCCGAGCCCAACGAGGAGGGGCTGGCGTTCTACGACCGCGTGCTCGACGAGCTGGAGCGGCACGGCATCGAGCCGCTGGTGACGATCTCCCACTACGAGACGCCGCTGCACCTCGCCGAGGCGTACGGCGGGTGGGCCAACCGCGAGCTGATCGGGCTGTACGAGCGCTATGCGCGCGTCCTGTTCGAGCGGTACGGCTCGCGCGTGCGCTACTGGCTCACGTTCAACGAGATCAACTCGCTGTTCCACGCGCCGTTCATGAGTGGCGGCATCATCGCGCCGCCTGAGCGCCTCACCGAGGGTCTCCTCTACCAGGCGATGCACCATGAGCTGGTGGCCAGCGCGTGCGCGACGCGGCTGGCGCGTGAGCTCGCGCCCGGCGCGCAGATCGGGTGCATGGTGCTGGCGATGCCGACCTACCCGCTCACGCCCGCGCCGCCCGACGTGCTCGCGGCGAGCGCCGCCGAGCACGCCAACCTGGTCTACGGCGACGTGCAGGTGCGCGGCGCCTACCCCGGGTACTTCCTGCGCACGCTGCGCGAGAAGGGCGTCGAGCTGGAGATCACCGACGAGGACCGCGAGGCGCTGGCGCACACCGTCGACTTCGTCTCGTTCAGCTACTACATGAGCGCGTGCGAGAGCGCGTCACCGGACCGGGCGCCGGGCGCCGGCAACATCATGGGCGGCATCCCCAACCCGACGCTGCCGGCGAGCGAGTGGGGCTGGCAGATCGACCCGGTGGGCCTGCGCCTGGTGCTCAACCAGTTCTGGGAGCGCTGGGGCAAGCCGCTGTTCGTCGTCGAGAATGGCTTGGGCGCGCGCGACGAGCTCGTCGAGGTCGACGGCGTGCGCACCGTGCGCGACGACTACCGGATCGCCTACCTCAACGACCACCTGGTGCAGGTGGGCGAGGCCATCGCCGACGGCGTCGAGGTGCTGGGCTACACGTCGTGGGGGTGCGTCGACCTCGTCAGCGCCAGCACGGCGCAGCTCAGCAAGCGCTACGGGTTCGTCTACGTCGACCGGAACGACGACGGCTCGGGCACGTTCGAGCGCTACCGCAAGAAGTCGTTCGACTGGTACGCCGAGGTCATCCGGACGGGCGGCGCGAACCTGCGCCGAGGGATCTCCAGCTGA
- a CDS encoding beta-glucoside-specific PTS transporter subunit IIABC yields MDHSKAAADVLAGVGGRDNVQSVVHCATRLRFVLRDDDKADAEAVRAAPGVITTARAGGQFQVVIGNEVPEVYRELEPLIGAAPAQAAPVAGGGLVARFIAMVSAIFQPILWVLAASGLIKACLALALNYQWIDPAGTNYAVLNGISDTTFYFLPVLLAITSARFFRANEFTAVVIAGALVHPAIIALFPAIGEPTATARFAGIPMTLLGAYSGSVIPIIVAVWVQGHVERPLYARIWAPVRRFLTPMIVLLLVVPLTLIVVGPLGTYAGLGLSSGINAVFDTVPLLGGALMGGLWQVLVVFGLHWGLIPVFISELGTTGVTVLAAPLFPAVFAQASAVAAVWVRSRSAARRQLAAPATLSGFVAGITEPAIYGVNLPLKRPFAFGLLGGAVGGAIIAVGGTASNNPAPPSGLSFWPSLAPQGGVAWAVTGALVAIVIPFVLTVAFLKEPAEESAAAPEGSGGARPAPRHSGAHMRVASPLDGTVIPLGQTPDPVFADGALGRGAAVIPRAGAVFAPFDGTVVTMFPTHHAIGLRSVEGVELLIHVGIDTVKLGGEHLSPRVDSGQEVRAGDLLLEFDAAAISAAGYDLTTPVVVTNTGVFGAVDVLAAGPVAHGDPLLTVAASPAPVAAHAGDASGQGDTGARRRTTP; encoded by the coding sequence ATGGACCACTCCAAGGCAGCCGCAGACGTCCTGGCGGGCGTCGGCGGGAGGGACAACGTGCAGTCGGTGGTGCACTGCGCGACGCGCCTGCGCTTCGTCCTGCGGGACGACGACAAGGCGGACGCCGAGGCGGTGCGCGCCGCGCCCGGGGTCATCACGACGGCGCGGGCGGGCGGCCAGTTCCAGGTCGTGATCGGCAACGAGGTGCCCGAGGTCTACCGGGAGCTGGAGCCCCTGATCGGCGCGGCGCCCGCGCAGGCCGCGCCCGTGGCCGGCGGCGGGCTCGTGGCGCGGTTCATCGCGATGGTCTCGGCGATCTTCCAGCCCATCCTGTGGGTGCTGGCGGCGTCCGGTCTGATCAAGGCGTGCCTCGCGCTCGCGCTGAACTACCAGTGGATCGACCCCGCCGGGACCAACTACGCCGTCCTGAACGGCATCTCGGACACGACGTTCTACTTCCTGCCCGTGCTCCTGGCGATCACCTCGGCCCGGTTCTTCCGCGCCAACGAGTTCACCGCGGTGGTCATCGCGGGAGCGCTGGTGCACCCGGCGATCATCGCGCTCTTCCCCGCGATCGGTGAGCCCACCGCGACTGCGCGATTCGCGGGCATCCCGATGACGCTGTTGGGCGCCTACTCGGGCAGCGTGATCCCGATCATCGTCGCGGTGTGGGTCCAAGGCCACGTGGAGCGTCCGCTCTACGCGCGCATCTGGGCGCCCGTGCGGCGGTTCCTGACCCCGATGATCGTGCTGCTGCTCGTCGTCCCGCTGACCCTCATCGTCGTCGGCCCGCTGGGCACCTACGCCGGCCTGGGCCTGTCCTCGGGCATCAACGCGGTCTTCGACACCGTGCCGCTGCTCGGCGGCGCGCTCATGGGCGGCCTGTGGCAGGTGCTCGTGGTCTTCGGCCTCCACTGGGGCCTGATCCCCGTCTTCATCAGCGAGCTCGGCACCACGGGCGTGACGGTCCTCGCGGCCCCGCTGTTCCCCGCGGTCTTCGCCCAGGCGTCCGCCGTGGCGGCCGTGTGGGTGCGCTCGCGCAGCGCGGCCCGCCGCCAGCTCGCGGCGCCCGCGACCCTGTCGGGCTTCGTGGCCGGCATCACCGAGCCCGCGATCTACGGCGTCAACCTGCCGCTCAAGCGGCCGTTCGCGTTCGGCCTGCTGGGCGGCGCCGTCGGCGGCGCCATCATCGCCGTCGGCGGGACCGCGTCCAACAACCCCGCGCCGCCGTCGGGCCTGAGCTTCTGGCCCTCGCTCGCGCCGCAGGGCGGCGTGGCCTGGGCGGTCACCGGGGCGCTCGTGGCCATCGTGATCCCGTTCGTGCTGACCGTCGCGTTCCTCAAGGAGCCCGCCGAGGAGTCGGCCGCAGCGCCCGAGGGGTCGGGCGGGGCCCGGCCCGCGCCGCGGCACTCCGGCGCCCACATGCGGGTCGCCAGCCCCCTCGACGGCACGGTCATCCCGCTGGGCCAGACGCCCGACCCGGTGTTCGCCGACGGCGCGCTGGGGCGCGGCGCGGCGGTCATCCCCCGCGCGGGCGCCGTCTTCGCGCCGTTCGACGGCACAGTGGTGACCATGTTCCCCACCCATCACGCGATCGGGCTGCGCAGCGTCGAGGGCGTCGAGCTGCTCATCCACGTCGGCATCGACACGGTCAAGCTCGGCGGCGAGCACCTGAGCCCCCGCGTCGACAGCGGCCAGGAGGTGCGCGCGGGTGACCTGCTGCTCGAGTTCGACGCCGCCGCGATCTCGGCGGCGGGCTACGACCTGACCACGCCCGTCGTGGTCACCAACACCGGGGTGTTCGGCGCCGTCGACGTGCTGGCGGCCGGGCCTGTCGCACACGGCGACCCGCTGCTGACGGTCGCGGCCTCACCCGCGCCCGTCGCAGCGCACGCCGGCGACGCCTCGGGGCAGGGCGACACGGGCGCGCGCCGTCGGACCACGCCATGA